From the Cucurbita pepo subsp. pepo cultivar mu-cu-16 chromosome LG05, ASM280686v2, whole genome shotgun sequence genome, one window contains:
- the LOC111795388 gene encoding RNA polymerase I-specific transcription initiation factor RRN3-like — MGMELENGQAQFQDMEGVNFTDSQLVDFIRGFLGSVSLGNTDGYNQLVGVIHHRERLSPDEVALLVTCLKALCGAVSFIDNALHESLLAGIFKMSLWDYGPNVMDALVELITSLAVSSGKYVDSCLDMLVNNFMPPHYYKDLLKKPHGLIRKDEVFSRVHTALKDISDLVPLAPLRLEQIVVNKMQRVFFKESLTSVYVENMLRLEKGSLSEFVGRKILTALVDKLLDLDVEIGWDDILQDDFSKGIFEIELEDDDEITDDINEDFIELPSELSRKSLTGNVIAETLDSLIVLTFEHLESCERDGRLNEVFEILLLSFQRTVLTAYKSKFAQFVIFYACALDPEVCGARFAVTLADMFISCNDPPLTRMSAVSYLASYLSRGKFLSTSLVTTILKRLVDWCLEYGKTQHVDLNPKAHKVFYSGCQAIMYVLCFRMRSILEIPRLKSQLLLMPIGPILTHRLGPLKVCLPSIVEEFLRKANDANLFTPSETFIFNGLLESEYSKTFGGMERLDMFFPFDPCLLKRCDRYLRPYFVYWSMVRPSYDEEEDDDDDEGSSDEDVAEVFPDRIEENLMDGEAMARSYDDREFDLDEFDSALNKMSITPRNSILYRRDSVQMPSRILPSTSPGSLW, encoded by the exons ATGGGGATGGAATTGGAAAATGGCCAAGCTCAGTTCCAGGATATGGAGGGCGTTAACTTCACAGATTCTCAGTTAGTTGATTTCATCAGGGGGTTTCTTGGTTCAGTGTCACTG GGAAATACTGATGGATATAACCAGCTTGTTGGTGTTATACACCATAGGGAACGACTATCCCCTGATGAGGTTGCCTTGCTCGTG ACATGTTTGAAGGCACTATGTGGAGCAGTTTCTTTTATAGACAACGCTCTCCATGAATCTTTGCTTGCAGGA atttttaaaatgagctTATGGGATTATGGACCTAACGTGATGGATGCCCTGGTTGAACTTATAACATCCCTG gCTGTTTCAAGTGGAAAATATGTGGATTCATGCTTGGATATGCTTGTTAATAATTTCATGCCGCCCCATTACTACAAGGATTTACTGAAGAAACCACATGGTCTTATCAGAAAGGATGAAGTTTTTTCTCGAGTGCACACAGCTTTAAAAGACATCTCGGACTTGGTGCCTCTTGCACCCTTGAGATTAGAGCAAATAGTTGTCAATAAAATGCAGAGAGTCTTTTTCAAAGAATCT TTGACCTCAGTATATGTGGAGAACATGTTGAGGTTGGAAAAAGGTTCATTGAGCGAATTTGTTGGGAGAAAGATCTTAACAGCGCTGGTAGATAAGCTTTTAGATTTGGAT GTGGAGATTGGGTGGGATGATATCTTACAAGATGATTTCAGTAAAGGAATCTTTGAGATTGAACTcgaagatgatgatgaaattaCCGATGATATTaatgaggattttattgag CTTCCTAGCGAACTAAGTCGTAAGAGCTTAACTGGAAATGTGATTGCTGAAACTTTAGATAGTTTGATCGTTCTAACATTTGAACATCTtgaatcatgtgaacgtgatgGACGATTGAATGAG gtttttgaaattttactCCTATCTTTTCAAAGAACTGTTCTGACTGCTTACAAGTCTAAATTCGCCCAG TTTGTCATATTCTATGCTTGTGCATTAGATCCTGAAGTTTGTGGTGCAAGATTTGCCGTTACGCTAGCAGATATGTTTATTTCATGCAATGATCCTCCACTTACCAG GATGAGTGCTGTTTCATATCTTGCGAGCTATTTGTCTCGTGGGAAGTTTCTGTCAACCTCTTTGGTTACCACTATATTGAAAAG ACTGGTGGATTGGTGTTTAGAGTATGGCAAAACGCAGCATGTTGACCTAAACCCAAAGGCTCATAAAGTATTTTATTCTGGTTGCCAG GCCATAATGTATGTGCTTTGCTTCCGGATGAGATCGATTTTGGAGATTCCACGGCTTAAGTCACAACTTCTGCTTATGCCTATAGGTCCAATCTTGACACACAGATTGGGCCCACTGAAG GTTTGCCTACCTTCTATTGTCGAGGAATTTCTTCGGAAAGCAAATGATGCCAATTTATTCACACCATCAGAGACTTTTATATTCAATGGTTTACTGGAGTCTGAATATTCAAAGACTTTTGGTGGAATGGAAAGGCTTGACATGTTTTTCCCATTTGATCCTTGCCTATTGAAAAGATGTGACAG ATATCTTCGACCATATTTTGTGTATTGGTCGATGGTTAGACCTTCAtacgatgaagaagaagacgacgacgacgacgaaggTAGCAGTGACGAAGATGTTGCTGAAGTTTTTCCAGATAGAATCGAGGAAAACCTTATGGACGGCGAAGCAATGGCAAGAAGCTACGATGATAGGGAATTCGATCTCGATGAATTTGATTCTGCATTAAACAAAATGTCCATCACACCAAGAAATTCTATTCTGTACAGGCGAGATTCGGTTCAAATGCCCTCACGAATCCTACCCTCCACAAGTCCAGGATCATTGTG GTAA
- the LOC111795386 gene encoding eukaryotic translation initiation factor 6-2-like, giving the protein MANRLMFENSCEIGVFSKLTNAYCLVAIGGSENFYSSFEAELAVVIPVVKTSIDGTRIIGRLCAGNKNGLLVPHTTTDQELQHLRNSLPDQVVVQRIQERLSALGNTIACNDHVALTHTDLDRETEELIADVLGVEVFRQTVAGNVLVGSYCSFTNRGGLVHPHTSIEDLDELSTLLQVPLVAGTVNRGSEVIAAGLIVNDWTAFCGSDTTATELSVVESVFKLREAQPSSIVDEMRKSLIDSYV; this is encoded by the exons ATGGCGAACA GGCTTATGTTTGAGAACTCATGTGAAATTGGGGTTTTCTCCAAACTCACTAATGCGTACTGTTTGGTTGCAATTGGTGGCTCTGAGAACTTCTAcag TTCCTTCGAAGCTGAATTAGCTGTTGTCATTCCGGTTGTTAAAACATCCATTGACGGCACTCGCATTATTGGCCGTCTATGTGCTg GAAACAAAAATGGGCTCCTTGTACCCCACACCACTACTGACCAAG AACTTCAGCACTTGAGAAACAGCCTACCTGACCAAGTTGTTGTTCAACGTATACAAGAGAGACTGTCTGCTCTGGGGAATACAATTGCTTGTAATGATCATGTTGCTCTCACACATACTGATCTTGACCGG GAAACTGAAGAGCTCATTGCTGATGTTCTTGGAGTAGAGGTGTTTAGGCAGACAGTTGCTGGTAATGTTCTCGTGGGAAGCTACTGTAGCTTCACGAATAGGGGTGGCTTG GTTCATCCACATACGTCTATTGAAGATTTGGACGAACTATCGACTCTTCTTCAGGTCCCGTTGGTTGCTGGAACTGTGAATCGTGGAAGTGAAGTGATTGCTGCTGGATTGATTGTCAATGACTGGACTGCATTCTGTGGTTCAGACACAACTGCCACAGAATTATCGGTCGTCGAAAGCGTTTTCAAATTGAGAGAGGCTCAACCAAGCTCCATTGTTGACGAGATGAGGAAGTCGCTAATAGACAGTTATGTGTGA
- the LOC111795387 gene encoding T-complex protein 1 subunit gamma-like, producing the protein MHAPVLVLKDSLKRESGTKVHHANIQASKAVADIIRTTLGPRSMLKMLLDASGGIVVTNDGNAILRELDIAHPAAKSMIELSRTQDEEVGDGTTSVIVLAGEMLHVAEAFIEKNYHPTVICRAYNKALEDALAVLDKIAMDIDVKDRTAMLGLVKSCIGTKFTSQFGNLIADLAIDATAIVGVDLGQGLREVDIKKYIKVEKVPGGQLEXGGQLEDSRVLKGVMFNKDVVAPGKMRRKIVNPRIILLDCPLEYKKGENQTNAELVKEEDWGILLKMEEEYIENICAQIIRFKPDLVITEKGLSDLACHYLSKAGISAIRRLRKTDNNRIAKACGAVIVNRPDELQESDVGTGAGLFEVKKIGDEFFAFIVECKDPKACTVLLRGASKDLLNEVERNLQDAMSVARNIIKNPKLVPGGGATELTVSATLKQKSSSIEGIEKWPYEAAALAFEAIPRTLAQNCGVNVIRTMTALQGKHANGENAWTGIDGNTGEITDMKERKIWDVYNVKSQTFKTAIEASCMLLRIDDIVSGIKKKQAPGAGPSKPQIETEADADNEQILPE; encoded by the exons ATGCACGCTCCAGTTCTCGTTCTCA AAGATTCTTTAAAACGTGAGTCTGGAACCAAGGTTCACCATGCTAACATTCAGGCTTCTAAG GCTGTTGCTGATATCATTCGTACCACGTTGGGGCCGAGATCTATGTTGAAGATGTTACTTGATGCTAGTGGAG GAATCGTTGTCACCAATGATGGAAATGCCATTCTCCGGGAGTTAGATATTGCACATCCTGCAGCAAAA TCGATGATTGAACTTAGCCGCACACAAGATGAGGAAGTAGGAGATGGAACTACATCGGTTATTGTGCTTG CTGGTGAGATGCTTCATGTTGCTGAGGccttcattgagaaaaattaTCACCCAACAGTTATTTGCCGgg CCTACAATAAAGCACTGGAGGATGCACTTGCTGTGCTTGATAAAATAGCAATGGACATCGATGTGAAGGATC GCACTGCTATGTTGGGACTGGTCAAAAGCTGCATAGGCACTAAGTTCACAAGTCAATTTGGAAATTTGATCGCT GACTTAGCAATTGATGCCACTGCAATTGTCGGTGTTGATCTTGGCCAAGGCTTACGTGAAGTAGACATCAAGAAGTACATAAAGGTTGAGAAAGTTCCAGGTGGTCAGTTAGAANCAGGTGGACAGTTAGaagattcaagggttcttaaAGGAGTGATGTTTAACAAGGATGTTGTTGCCCCTggaaaaatgagaagaaagatCGTCAATCCACGTATTATTCTTCTCGACTGCCCCCTAGAATACAAAAAAGGTGAAAACCAGACTAATGCTGAGTTggtcaaagaagaagattggGGAATCCTgctgaaaatggaagaagagtACATAGAAAACATATGTGCACAGATAATCAGATTCAAACCTGATCTGGTTATTACGGAGAAGGGCCTCAGTGATTTGGCTTGCCATTATCTGAGTAAAGCTGGTATCAGTGCAATTAGAAGGTTGAGAAAGACTGACAATAATAGAATAGCCAAGGCATGTGGTGCTGTAATTGTGAATAGACCTGATGAGTTACAGGAATCAGATGTTGGGACTGGTGCTGGATTGTTTGAAGTTAAGAAGATAGGGGATGAATTTTTTGCATTTATAGTGGAATGCAAGGATCCCAAAGCTTGTACTGTGCTCCTGAGAGGTGCTAGTAAAGATCTTTTGAATGAAGTAGAAAGAAATTTGCAG GATGCCATGTCTGTAGCAAGgaacataataaaaaatccaaaacttgTTCCTGGTGGCGGTGCTACTGAGTTGACTGTATCTGCTACACTGAAGCAGAAGAGTTCTTCTATTGAAGGCATAGAAAAG TGGCCTTATGAAGCTGCTGCCTTAGCTTTTGAAGCCATACCGCGAACTTTGGCACAGAATTGTGGGGTGAATGTAATAAGAACTATGACAGCGTTGCAAGGAAAG CATGCCAATGGTGAAAACGCATGGACAGGCATAGATGGAAACACTGGTGAAATCACTGACATGAAAGAGCGTAAG ATTTGGGATGTGTATAATGTCAAGTCGCAAACATTTAAGACTGCGATAGAAGCTTCCTGCATGCTGCTGAGAATTGACGATATTGTTAGCGGCATTAAGAAGAAACAGGCACCAGGTGCAGGTCCATCAAAGCCACAAATTGAGACGGAAGCTGATGCAGATAATGAGCAAATTCTCCCCGAgtaa